A window of the Isosphaera pallida ATCC 43644 genome harbors these coding sequences:
- a CDS encoding carboxylesterase family protein yields MNSDRFQPPSHRSPVVSRRLTGTLLALAALGPWSLSAWGQNQDLVLLKDGRVLQGVVERDNVFFIVADSMRRITLRRNWVASTDPAPNPPTPADIRLFHANMVQGGDMPEFALNFKVGQWNAELRREVSYVGTRDGRATEFIQAVHLLGPKVCEIRGLNRFWKANHATSEIPKELILGMFRRIKADNLDNPEALKKLTIFLIQADWLEEALIELDELARRFPGEAEAVERTRSSVLNLIARRELEGAQAALKRGRPREARRRLEILVRRFPLEGETARRVEAQRLEWETRDRFDRELAERLVLAADALPPNDRAAWSPALIEMLQALAEVPDIVGPLIEIALDETAAPHSRVAAGLNAANANANGNANAPAEVTLPGSPIDVPPPPSVTNPPALGNDPPTAPATADPAQAPSPAPDNASPASSRFARAASIFVAGPEQMTGDLDAAALLWNARALLRAILADDNDPPPDLIAQLDALGVDAPLALTLIQRMPPVRADRSAASGMVRTWRTRDSESPDSVEYVVQLPEEYHPLRSYPAVIALHDGDGPEQARALWGPEAARRGFILIAPEYRLPNRPADYGFTREEHAAVELALRDASKRLAIDTDRVGLVGSLFGGTMAWDVGLSHPGRFNGVVAMSALPGKHIAAYKPNAKLASLYIIQGKLTPGCDRIIAEGCRALIGSNNDLTYVEYYHRGLETIAGEVPAAYDWLEARKRNTYPSEFKVVAGREGDTRFYGTVINAFAPGRAPDPAGIDATGSNLKPATLSWSLNPRTNSIKLETDGVTSLDVWLPPVGLDPQRPVELRVNGKTWFKGLIPRDLEPMLRDLRIRGDRRQTYLFRVQAG; encoded by the coding sequence ATGAACTCGGATCGTTTTCAACCCCCGTCACACCGTTCGCCTGTGGTCAGCCGCCGTTTGACGGGGACGCTCCTCGCGCTGGCGGCCCTCGGCCCCTGGTCGCTTTCAGCGTGGGGACAGAACCAGGATTTGGTGCTACTCAAGGATGGACGGGTGTTGCAAGGCGTCGTGGAGCGGGACAACGTCTTTTTTATAGTGGCCGACTCGATGCGTCGGATCACCCTCAGACGCAACTGGGTCGCCTCGACCGACCCGGCCCCCAACCCACCAACCCCCGCGGACATCCGCCTGTTCCACGCCAATATGGTCCAGGGCGGCGACATGCCGGAGTTCGCCCTCAATTTCAAGGTGGGCCAGTGGAATGCAGAATTGCGCCGGGAGGTGTCCTACGTCGGCACCCGCGACGGACGCGCTACCGAGTTCATCCAGGCGGTTCACCTGCTTGGTCCTAAGGTATGCGAGATTCGAGGCCTCAACCGCTTCTGGAAAGCCAACCACGCCACGTCGGAAATCCCCAAGGAACTCATTTTGGGCATGTTCCGACGGATCAAGGCCGACAACCTCGACAACCCTGAAGCGCTGAAGAAATTGACGATCTTCCTCATCCAGGCTGACTGGCTTGAGGAGGCGTTGATCGAACTCGACGAGTTGGCCCGTCGCTTTCCCGGCGAGGCAGAAGCGGTCGAGCGAACCCGCTCCAGCGTGCTAAACCTGATCGCGCGACGGGAACTGGAGGGGGCCCAAGCGGCGCTCAAGCGGGGGCGGCCCAGGGAGGCTCGTCGGCGTTTGGAAATCCTCGTGCGCCGCTTCCCTCTGGAAGGGGAAACCGCTCGCCGGGTCGAAGCCCAACGTCTGGAGTGGGAGACCCGTGATCGCTTCGATCGAGAGTTGGCCGAGCGTCTGGTTCTGGCCGCCGACGCCTTGCCCCCCAACGACCGGGCCGCCTGGAGTCCCGCCCTGATCGAGATGCTTCAAGCCCTGGCCGAAGTGCCCGACATTGTGGGTCCGCTTATCGAAATCGCTCTGGACGAAACCGCCGCCCCCCACTCGCGTGTGGCTGCGGGTCTCAACGCCGCCAACGCCAACGCCAACGGCAACGCCAACGCGCCCGCCGAGGTGACGCTTCCGGGTAGTCCCATCGACGTGCCGCCCCCCCCAAGCGTGACCAACCCACCTGCGTTGGGGAACGATCCTCCAACCGCTCCCGCAACTGCCGACCCCGCCCAGGCTCCCTCTCCGGCACCGGACAACGCCTCGCCGGCGTCGTCGCGTTTTGCGCGGGCCGCGTCGATCTTCGTAGCGGGGCCGGAACAGATGACCGGCGACCTCGACGCCGCAGCGTTGCTCTGGAACGCGCGGGCGCTGTTGCGGGCGATTCTGGCCGACGACAACGATCCACCGCCCGACCTGATCGCCCAGCTGGACGCGCTGGGGGTGGACGCTCCCCTCGCCCTGACCTTGATTCAACGGATGCCGCCGGTTCGAGCCGATCGCTCGGCCGCCTCGGGCATGGTCCGCACCTGGCGGACCCGGGACTCCGAGTCGCCCGATTCGGTCGAATATGTGGTCCAGCTGCCCGAGGAATACCACCCGTTGCGGTCCTATCCGGCGGTCATCGCCCTTCACGACGGCGACGGCCCCGAACAGGCCCGCGCCCTTTGGGGTCCGGAGGCGGCCCGCCGCGGTTTCATCCTAATCGCCCCCGAGTATCGACTGCCTAATCGTCCCGCCGACTACGGCTTCACCCGCGAGGAACACGCCGCGGTCGAGTTGGCGCTACGCGACGCCTCCAAACGCCTGGCGATCGACACCGACCGCGTCGGCCTGGTCGGCTCGCTGTTTGGCGGCACTATGGCCTGGGATGTCGGCCTGTCCCACCCCGGACGCTTCAACGGCGTGGTGGCGATGTCGGCCCTCCCCGGCAAACATATCGCCGCCTATAAACCCAACGCCAAGCTCGCCTCGCTCTACATCATCCAAGGCAAGCTAACCCCCGGCTGCGATCGGATCATCGCCGAGGGCTGCCGCGCATTGATCGGCTCTAACAACGACTTGACCTATGTGGAATATTACCATCGCGGCCTGGAAACCATCGCTGGGGAAGTGCCCGCCGCCTACGACTGGCTGGAGGCCCGCAAACGCAACACCTACCCCAGCGAGTTCAAGGTGGTCGCGGGCCGCGAGGGGGACACCCGGTTTTACGGCACCGTCATCAACGCCTTCGCCCCCGGACGGGCCCCCGACCCGGCCGGGATCGACGCCACCGGCTCCAACCTCAAGCCCGCCACCCTCTCCTGGTCCCTCAACCCCCGGACCAATTCGATCAAGCTGGAGACCGACGGCGTGACCTCGCTGGATGTTTGGTTGCCGCCCGTTGGCCTGGACCCTCAACGACCCGTCGAGTTGCGGGTCAACGGGAAAACGTGGTTCAAAGGACTGATTCCCCGCGACTTGGAGCCAATGCTCCGCGACCTGCGTATCCGCGGCGACCGCCGCCAAACTTACCTGTTCCGAGTTCAGGCCGGATGA
- a CDS encoding Cof-type HAD-IIB family hydrolase: protein MTASPPHPPSPALRQRAATVRLLAIDIDGTLLDRSGRLLPSTAQAVARVAEAGIRPVLCTGRRHRRARPVAEQLGLDAPLVCNSGAVVKSRQGDRTLHRADLPPGIAAELVRLFESRGHRALSFLDDPADGADFVTAADPSGDPYLDRYLDVNRGHGRYDPSWKTTIDREPHYHVCCFGEFEAMRPLAETALQRFGAAIQPFVQRSPSGLGYVCEIVRGDASKWSAVITLARQWGIEPDEIAAIGDDMNDLAMIRHAALGVAMGHAPEAVRAAADWVTADHDHDGLSRFIDDLLLADR from the coding sequence ATGACCGCCTCGCCCCCTCATCCCCCCTCCCCCGCGCTTCGGCAACGGGCCGCGACCGTGCGGTTGCTCGCCATCGACATCGATGGCACCCTGCTGGATCGTTCGGGACGGCTTCTCCCCAGCACCGCCCAGGCGGTCGCCCGCGTCGCCGAGGCCGGCATTCGCCCCGTGCTTTGCACCGGACGCCGCCATCGTCGCGCTCGTCCGGTCGCCGAGCAACTGGGACTCGACGCGCCTCTGGTGTGCAACAGCGGCGCGGTCGTCAAGTCGCGCCAAGGGGACCGGACCCTGCATCGGGCTGACCTGCCGCCGGGGATCGCCGCTGAACTCGTGCGTCTGTTTGAGAGCCGAGGCCATCGCGCTTTGTCATTTCTCGACGACCCCGCCGACGGGGCCGACTTTGTTACCGCCGCCGACCCCTCCGGCGATCCCTACCTCGACCGCTACCTCGACGTCAACCGCGGCCACGGGCGTTACGACCCGTCCTGGAAAACCACCATCGACCGCGAACCGCATTATCATGTTTGCTGCTTCGGCGAGTTCGAGGCGATGCGGCCTCTCGCCGAAACCGCCCTGCAACGGTTCGGCGCGGCGATTCAGCCGTTCGTGCAACGTAGTCCTAGCGGTCTGGGATATGTCTGCGAGATTGTCCGGGGCGACGCCTCCAAGTGGTCGGCGGTCATCACCCTGGCCCGGCAATGGGGCATCGAACCCGACGAAATCGCCGCCATCGGCGACGACATGAACGATCTGGCCATGATCCGTCACGCCGCCCTCGGGGTGGCGATGGGCCACGCTCCCGAAGCCGTCCGCGCCGCCGCCGATTGGGTCACCGCCGACCACGACCACGACGGCCTCAGCCGATTCATCGACGACCTGCTGCTGGCCGATCGTTGA
- a CDS encoding CRTAC1 family protein: MVLIRPRGVVALTALELMVGLGAPPQGESPTEWFDDQASSWGLTVFQYVDGSRGRRDLVEIMGGGVALADFDDDGRLDVWLANGGPIGPGSPPDDPPSALFLQTRPGRFLPADPPIPGPSYAMGAAVGDFDGDGRRDLLVTGWRGLALLRNLGGGRFEETSDRLEFSQVKNVPKLDELWTTSAAWGDLDGDGDLDLYICAYVHYDPTRAPYCAAPDGRRDYCGPLDFAAQRDLLFRNDGGRLVEVGETLEIDQPPRRGLGVVVADVNDDGQLDLFIANDAEPARLWLNRGHWVFEEVGELAGVAFDAHGQPPAGMGVVWADLIAEPHHQPTRFDLAVANFFGRGTLVYRNLGAATFQEVSESSGLSGATRDVLGFGLVALDVDRDGRLDLVQANGHVLDRDRLGEPFRQPLRWMRSVGPSRFVAQTQAWANPPRLGRGLAVGDVNNDGLPDLVTTRLDGPPALLIARAHNRPGLTIRLRPRPGQADPPIGARVVVHLASDDGSARDHVGVVVGGGSYLSASDDALFVPLPHGQRVASLKVVWPSGETQEFDPMIPSADQERERSFQRIQIDQHQSRYRSPEVRPGLKRGNP, from the coding sequence ATGGTCTTGATCCGGCCGCGTGGGGTGGTGGCTCTCACCGCGTTGGAACTGATGGTCGGCCTTGGCGCGCCCCCCCAAGGCGAGTCTCCCACGGAATGGTTCGACGACCAGGCGTCCTCCTGGGGTTTAACGGTGTTTCAATACGTCGATGGGTCGCGTGGGCGGCGCGATCTGGTGGAAATCATGGGCGGCGGGGTCGCGTTGGCTGACTTCGACGACGATGGACGGCTCGATGTGTGGCTCGCCAACGGCGGGCCGATCGGTCCTGGCTCCCCCCCCGACGACCCGCCCAGCGCCCTGTTCCTTCAAACCCGACCCGGACGATTCCTCCCGGCCGATCCGCCAATCCCCGGCCCCTCCTACGCGATGGGAGCCGCCGTGGGCGACTTCGACGGCGATGGCCGCCGCGATTTGCTCGTCACCGGTTGGCGAGGGCTGGCCCTGCTCCGCAACCTGGGTGGCGGACGATTCGAGGAGACCTCCGATCGCCTGGAGTTCTCCCAGGTGAAGAACGTCCCGAAGCTGGACGAACTCTGGACCACCTCCGCCGCCTGGGGCGATCTCGACGGCGACGGCGATTTAGATTTATATATCTGCGCTTACGTGCACTATGATCCAACCCGCGCGCCGTACTGCGCCGCGCCCGACGGTCGGCGGGACTATTGCGGTCCTCTCGACTTCGCCGCTCAGCGCGACCTGTTGTTTCGTAACGACGGCGGCCGTCTGGTGGAGGTGGGCGAAACCCTGGAAATCGACCAGCCGCCCCGTCGTGGCCTTGGCGTCGTCGTCGCCGACGTCAACGACGATGGACAGCTCGACCTGTTCATCGCCAACGACGCCGAACCGGCCCGGTTGTGGCTCAATCGGGGTCACTGGGTCTTCGAGGAGGTGGGCGAACTGGCCGGGGTCGCCTTCGACGCCCACGGTCAGCCACCCGCGGGCATGGGGGTGGTCTGGGCCGACCTGATCGCCGAGCCCCATCACCAACCGACCCGGTTCGATCTGGCTGTTGCCAACTTCTTCGGACGCGGCACCCTGGTTTATCGCAACCTGGGAGCCGCGACGTTTCAAGAGGTGTCCGAATCCTCGGGGCTGAGCGGCGCAACCCGCGACGTGCTGGGCTTCGGCCTGGTCGCACTCGACGTTGATCGAGATGGGCGGCTCGACCTAGTGCAAGCTAATGGTCATGTGCTGGACCGCGACCGCCTGGGCGAACCGTTTCGGCAACCACTGCGCTGGATGCGCAGCGTGGGACCATCCCGTTTCGTCGCCCAAACCCAGGCTTGGGCCAACCCGCCGAGGTTAGGCCGCGGCTTGGCGGTGGGCGACGTCAACAACGATGGCCTGCCCGACTTGGTAACCACTCGCCTGGATGGACCGCCCGCGCTGTTAATCGCCCGCGCCCACAATCGCCCCGGCCTGACAATCCGGCTCCGACCTCGGCCCGGACAGGCCGATCCGCCCATCGGCGCGCGGGTGGTGGTTCATTTGGCGAGTGACGACGGTTCGGCCCGCGACCATGTCGGCGTGGTGGTTGGCGGCGGCTCGTATCTCTCGGCCTCCGACGACGCCCTCTTCGTCCCCCTGCCCCACGGCCAACGAGTCGCGTCGCTCAAGGTCGTCTGGCCCTCGGGGGAAACCCAAGAGTTCGATCCCATGATCCCCAGCGCAGACCAGGAGCGAGAGCGATCGTTCCAACGTATCCAAATCGACCAGCATCAGAGTCGGTACCGATCCCCTGAAGTCCGCCCCGGTCTCAAACGAGGGAATCCTTGA
- a CDS encoding aminotransferase class V-fold PLP-dependent enzyme produces the protein MRAAFPALHREVHPGKPLVYLDSAATAPKPQAVLDAVRRYDAEFPANVHRGIHTLAEEATEAYEAARATVAAWLGSTDPLGDASRVVFVKNATEALNLVALGWAGSRLEKGDEVVLTVAEHHANLVPWRMLAERRGVTLRYADLDAEGRLTFEAVEAVVSERTLVLAVTGLSNILGTSLPVDRLVALGRSVGAAVVVDLAQAAGRLPAPVNGGWLEADFLAFSGHKLGGPTGVGVLVGRPERLEETEPILGGGGMIARVDLDAVTWTEPPHKFEAGTPPIAQAIGLAAAIDFLDQFDRVAIAAHEQRLAQRAARELAALDGVRLVGAGADRVERHGIVSFVCDAVHPHDLAQWADADGVAIRAGHHCGQPLHRRLGLTASARASFGPYNDDADVDCLIATVRSALARFGRHRATVAVGSHRIGTPR, from the coding sequence ATGCGGGCGGCGTTTCCGGCGTTGCACCGCGAGGTTCATCCGGGCAAACCCCTGGTGTATCTCGATTCGGCGGCCACCGCGCCCAAGCCCCAGGCGGTGCTGGACGCGGTGAGGCGCTACGACGCCGAGTTCCCGGCGAATGTCCATCGCGGCATCCACACCCTCGCCGAAGAGGCGACCGAGGCGTATGAGGCGGCTCGCGCCACGGTCGCCGCCTGGCTCGGTTCGACCGACCCCCTTGGGGACGCCTCGCGCGTGGTGTTCGTCAAGAACGCAACCGAAGCCCTCAACCTGGTGGCGCTGGGGTGGGCCGGTTCGCGTCTTGAGAAGGGCGACGAGGTGGTGCTGACCGTGGCCGAACATCACGCCAACCTCGTGCCCTGGCGGATGCTGGCGGAGCGTCGCGGTGTGACCTTGCGTTACGCCGACCTCGACGCCGAGGGCCGTCTGACCTTCGAGGCGGTTGAGGCGGTGGTCTCGGAGCGCACCCTTGTGCTGGCGGTCACAGGGCTGTCCAATATTTTGGGCACGAGTCTGCCAGTGGACCGTCTGGTAGCGCTTGGGCGTTCGGTCGGAGCGGCGGTGGTGGTCGATCTCGCTCAGGCCGCCGGCCGTTTGCCCGCGCCAGTGAACGGCGGTTGGCTGGAGGCCGACTTTTTGGCCTTCTCTGGTCACAAGTTGGGCGGTCCCACCGGGGTGGGGGTGCTGGTGGGTCGTCCCGAACGCTTGGAGGAAACCGAGCCGATCCTGGGCGGCGGCGGCATGATCGCGCGGGTCGATCTCGATGCGGTCACCTGGACCGAGCCGCCCCACAAGTTCGAGGCGGGCACGCCGCCCATCGCCCAGGCGATCGGTCTGGCCGCCGCGATCGACTTCCTCGACCAGTTCGACCGGGTCGCAATAGCCGCCCACGAACAACGCCTGGCCCAACGCGCCGCCCGCGAACTCGCCGCCCTGGATGGGGTTCGGCTGGTGGGAGCGGGAGCCGATCGGGTCGAACGTCATGGGATCGTCAGTTTCGTGTGCGACGCGGTCCATCCCCACGACCTGGCGCAATGGGCCGACGCCGACGGGGTGGCGATCCGGGCCGGTCATCATTGCGGTCAACCGCTGCATCGCCGCCTTGGCTTGACCGCCTCGGCTCGCGCCAGCTTCGGACCCTACAACGACGATGCGGACGTCGATTGCTTGATCGCCACGGTGCGATCGGCCCTGGCCCGTTTCGGTCGTCATCGGGCAACGGTTGCCGTCGGCTCTCATCGAATCGGCACACCTCGGTGA
- a CDS encoding iron-sulfur cluster assembly scaffold protein, whose product MIDQLYCDEILDLARNSPHRGDLNHPDLLACLSNPLCGDELTIALKLAPPENPDDTDPDHRRIEAFRFVGHGCAISQAAVELLAEHLEGRTLAEARAFGERDLLDLLGLPLTPARLKCGLLGLRALKRALDAEARDRGRPS is encoded by the coding sequence ATGATTGACCAACTGTACTGCGACGAAATTCTCGACCTGGCGCGGAACTCGCCCCATCGGGGCGACCTGAACCATCCTGACCTGTTGGCTTGCTTATCCAATCCGCTTTGCGGCGACGAACTGACAATCGCGCTGAAACTCGCGCCTCCGGAGAATCCGGACGACACTGACCCAGACCATCGGCGCATCGAGGCGTTTCGGTTCGTGGGACATGGTTGCGCGATCAGCCAAGCCGCCGTGGAGTTGCTGGCCGAGCATCTGGAAGGCCGCACGCTGGCCGAAGCCCGGGCGTTCGGCGAACGCGACCTGCTCGACCTTTTAGGGTTGCCTCTGACCCCGGCCCGGCTCAAGTGCGGCCTTCTGGGGTTGCGCGCGTTGAAGCGGGCGCTCGACGCCGAGGCCCGCGACCGTGGGCGGCCTTCCTGA